One Williamsia phyllosphaerae DNA segment encodes these proteins:
- a CDS encoding MerR family transcriptional regulator → MTEYRIDDLARAAGTTTRNVRGYQDRGLLPRPAKRGRIAIYTDNHLARLTLINDLLKRGYNARHIADFIKGMQRGDGLAKILGVEEILAEPWSKAPSERVSAATLQSIVSSIDPLDFEKMADMGLIEPDGGDYLLLDSDTVYGFGRLIELGLSLTSLLNVFGRLDDDLDGAATTLITAARDEFVTRRGKGWVPRGEEESEWAAILMNEMRAVATTSAHNALNRALDRTLADVLKDYLQG, encoded by the coding sequence ATGACTGAGTATCGGATCGATGACCTGGCGCGGGCTGCCGGCACCACCACCCGCAACGTACGCGGGTATCAGGACCGCGGGCTACTGCCCCGTCCGGCCAAGCGTGGCCGTATCGCGATCTACACCGACAACCATCTCGCGCGCCTGACGCTCATCAACGATCTGCTCAAACGCGGTTACAACGCCCGCCACATAGCCGACTTCATCAAGGGCATGCAGCGCGGTGATGGTCTGGCGAAGATCCTCGGGGTCGAGGAGATCCTCGCCGAACCGTGGTCGAAGGCGCCGTCGGAGCGGGTGTCGGCCGCGACGCTGCAATCGATCGTCAGCTCCATCGATCCGCTCGACTTCGAGAAGATGGCCGACATGGGCCTCATCGAACCGGATGGCGGCGACTATCTGCTGCTCGACAGCGACACCGTCTACGGTTTCGGACGTCTCATCGAACTCGGGCTCAGCCTGACGTCTCTGCTCAACGTGTTCGGACGACTCGACGACGACCTGGACGGTGCGGCGACAACACTCATCACCGCCGCCCGCGACGAGTTCGTGACCCGTCGCGGCAAGGGCTGGGTCCCCCGCGGCGAGGAGGAATCCGAGTGGGCGGCGATCCTGATGAACGAGATGCGTGCGGTGGCAACCACATCCGCGCACAATGCCCTGAACCGGGCCCTGGATCGCACGCTTGCCGACGTGCTGAAGGACTACCTACAGGGGTGA
- a CDS encoding UDP-glucose dehydrogenase family protein: MRVTVFGCGYLGATHAACMAELGHEVLGVDVDASKVEMLSRGEVPFYEPGLPEVLQRNLDSGRLHFTTDIAEAASFATVHFLGVGTPQKKGEYAADLRYVFSVVDELAASLTGSHLLIGKSTVPVGTSVEIIRRLKESGTEADISVAWNPEFLREGFAVADTLHPDRIVLGVDPEGDQDAVVAQVEEIYATILAEDTPFLRTDLATAELVKVSANAFLATKISFINAISEVCEAAGADVSTLADAIGYDQRIGRRFLNAGLGFGGGCLPKDIRAFMARAGELGADQALTFLREVDSINMRRRTAMVELATKACGGELLGSNIAVLGAAFKPESDDVRDSPALNVAGQLQLKGAAVSVYDPKAMDNSRKLFPTLGYADSAAQACELADVVLVLTEWAEFLELKPADLEPVMRGKVIVDGRRCLDPAVWMAAGWTYHGLGGTPRVVELPRR; encoded by the coding sequence ATGAGGGTCACGGTCTTCGGATGTGGATATCTCGGCGCGACCCATGCGGCATGCATGGCCGAACTGGGCCATGAGGTGCTCGGTGTCGACGTCGATGCGAGCAAGGTCGAGATGCTCTCGCGCGGCGAGGTGCCGTTCTACGAACCGGGACTTCCCGAAGTGCTGCAACGCAATCTCGACTCGGGTCGGCTGCACTTCACCACCGACATCGCCGAGGCCGCGTCGTTCGCGACCGTGCACTTCCTCGGCGTCGGGACACCGCAGAAGAAGGGGGAGTACGCCGCCGACCTGCGCTACGTGTTCTCCGTGGTCGACGAGCTGGCCGCATCCCTGACCGGCTCGCACCTGTTGATCGGCAAATCGACTGTGCCGGTGGGTACCTCGGTGGAGATCATCCGTCGACTGAAGGAGTCGGGTACCGAGGCGGACATCTCGGTGGCCTGGAACCCCGAGTTCCTGCGCGAGGGATTCGCCGTGGCCGACACGCTGCACCCCGACCGCATCGTCCTCGGCGTCGACCCCGAGGGGGACCAGGACGCGGTCGTCGCCCAGGTCGAGGAGATCTACGCGACCATCCTCGCCGAGGACACCCCGTTCCTGCGCACCGATCTCGCGACCGCCGAACTGGTGAAGGTGTCGGCGAACGCGTTTCTCGCCACCAAGATCTCGTTCATCAACGCCATCAGCGAGGTGTGCGAGGCCGCCGGCGCGGATGTGTCGACCCTGGCCGACGCGATCGGCTACGACCAGCGCATCGGTCGTCGGTTCCTCAACGCGGGGTTGGGATTCGGCGGGGGCTGTCTCCCCAAGGACATCCGCGCGTTCATGGCGCGCGCCGGTGAGCTCGGTGCCGACCAGGCGTTGACGTTCCTACGCGAGGTCGACTCGATCAACATGCGCCGACGCACCGCGATGGTCGAACTCGCCACCAAGGCGTGCGGCGGCGAACTGTTGGGCTCGAACATCGCCGTGCTGGGTGCGGCCTTCAAGCCCGAGAGCGACGACGTCCGCGACTCGCCCGCGCTCAACGTCGCCGGCCAGCTACAGCTCAAGGGTGCGGCGGTCAGCGTGTACGACCCGAAGGCGATGGACAACTCGCGCAAACTGTTTCCCACGCTCGGTTACGCCGACTCGGCGGCGCAGGCGTGCGAACTGGCCGACGTCGTCCTGGTGCTGACGGAGTGGGCGGAGTTCCTCGAACTCAAGCCCGCCGATCTCGAACCGGTCATGCGCGGCAAGGTCATCGTCGACGGACGGCGCTGCCTCGACCCGGCCGTCTGGATGGCGGCGGGCTGGACCTACCACGGTCTCGGCGGGACGCCGAGGGTCGTGGAACTGCCGCGTCGGTGA
- the dcd gene encoding dCTP deaminase has translation MLLSDRDIRAELASGRLALEPYDAALVQPSSVDVRLDSLFRVFNNTRYTHIDPAQRQDELTSLIEPADGEPFVLHPGEFVLGSTLEVCTLPDDLAGRLEGKSSLGRLGLLTHSTAGFIDPGFTGHITLELSNVANLPITLWPGMKIGQLCLIRLSSPAENPYGSAGIGSKYQGQRGPTPSKAYLNFRPS, from the coding sequence ATGCTGCTCTCCGACCGCGACATCCGCGCCGAGCTCGCCAGTGGACGCCTCGCGCTGGAACCGTACGATGCTGCGCTGGTGCAGCCCTCCAGCGTCGACGTGCGTCTCGACAGTCTCTTCCGGGTCTTCAACAACACGCGCTACACGCACATCGACCCGGCGCAGCGCCAGGACGAGCTCACCAGCCTCATCGAGCCCGCCGACGGCGAACCCTTCGTCCTGCACCCGGGAGAGTTCGTGCTCGGCTCGACGCTGGAGGTGTGCACCCTGCCCGACGACCTCGCCGGCCGACTCGAGGGCAAGTCGTCCCTCGGCCGACTCGGGCTGCTGACCCACTCCACCGCAGGCTTCATCGACCCCGGCTTCACCGGACACATCACCCTCGAGCTCTCCAACGTCGCGAACCTGCCCATCACCCTGTGGCCGGGGATGAAGATCGGGCAGCTGTGCCTCATCCGGCTGTCGAGTCCGGCGGAGAACCCCTACGGCAGCGCCGGGATCGGGTCGAAATACCAGGGCCAGCGTGGTCCGACACCGTCGAAGGCGTACCTGAACTTCCGGCCCTCCTGA
- a CDS encoding HNH endonuclease signature motif containing protein produces the protein MPMPTASPVLDLLATLDETLDEVNAADLSRLDESQLRTLLHGVERVARKAAVASHTTITEISDRGSHTRWGYKRVAQMVVGELKISASDAARRLRVAAATVCMRSFTGEMQEPKHFDLSQAVFDAELSERHADEILKVLEKIPDAVSAEKRERAQRVMTESARDLDPRQIEAVGDRLLAHLDPDGTLTDDADRAKRRGLSLSRQDASMMSKLKGELDPATRAMFDVLFDAWARPGMNNPEDPESPSGSYSDPDTDRDLADAAAQRDTRSAPQRRHDALSAMAAWFIANGTLGSHRGAPAQVVVTMTYEQVMEMAGVATTMSGGLIPVVDALELAKANNLLLAVLDAQGLPMFLGRSRRLASAAQRIAMWINALGCTFGGCTAPFTWTEAHHVTDWSKGGLTDINQLTPACPDHHSMVGDGPEQWQTVIVEHGRYKGRCAWIPPASIDPERQPRINHAHHPEELLEQAWERARTAEDPDRSDPWGG, from the coding sequence ATGCCGATGCCCACGGCGAGCCCTGTGCTGGATCTGCTCGCGACACTCGACGAGACGCTCGACGAGGTGAACGCCGCCGATCTGTCCCGGCTCGATGAGTCGCAGTTGCGGACACTGCTCCACGGTGTCGAGCGGGTCGCGCGGAAGGCGGCCGTCGCCTCGCATACGACGATCACCGAGATCAGTGACCGTGGCTCGCACACCCGCTGGGGGTACAAGCGCGTCGCGCAGATGGTGGTGGGGGAGTTGAAGATCTCCGCGTCCGACGCTGCGCGCCGGCTCCGGGTGGCCGCGGCGACGGTGTGTATGCGGTCGTTCACCGGTGAGATGCAGGAGCCGAAGCACTTCGATCTGTCGCAGGCGGTGTTCGACGCCGAACTCTCCGAACGTCACGCCGACGAGATCCTGAAAGTGCTGGAGAAGATCCCGGACGCGGTGAGCGCGGAGAAGCGCGAGCGCGCACAGCGGGTGATGACCGAGTCGGCGCGCGACCTCGACCCGCGACAGATCGAGGCCGTCGGTGATCGGCTGCTGGCCCATCTCGATCCGGACGGCACGTTGACCGATGATGCTGATCGGGCAAAACGTCGCGGGCTGTCGCTGTCGCGGCAGGATGCATCGATGATGTCGAAGCTCAAGGGCGAGCTGGATCCGGCGACGCGAGCGATGTTCGATGTCCTGTTCGATGCGTGGGCGCGACCGGGGATGAACAATCCCGAGGATCCGGAGTCGCCGTCGGGGTCCTATTCGGATCCCGACACCGACAGAGATCTGGCTGATGCCGCGGCGCAACGCGACACCCGCTCGGCGCCGCAGCGCCGCCACGATGCGTTGTCGGCGATGGCGGCCTGGTTCATCGCCAATGGCACCCTCGGCTCCCATCGCGGGGCACCCGCGCAGGTGGTGGTGACGATGACCTACGAGCAGGTCATGGAGATGGCTGGTGTGGCGACCACGATGTCGGGTGGTCTGATCCCGGTGGTGGACGCGCTGGAGTTGGCCAAGGCCAACAATCTGTTGCTCGCGGTCCTCGATGCGCAGGGTCTGCCGATGTTTCTCGGTCGCAGCAGGAGGCTCGCGTCGGCGGCGCAGCGGATCGCGATGTGGATCAACGCCCTGGGGTGCACTTTCGGGGGCTGCACGGCCCCGTTCACCTGGACCGAGGCCCATCACGTCACCGACTGGTCCAAAGGCGGGCTGACCGACATCAACCAGTTGACACCGGCGTGTCCCGATCACCATTCGATGGTCGGCGACGGTCCTGAGCAGTGGCAGACCGTCATCGTCGAGCACGGCCGGTACAAGGGGCGATGCGCGTGGATCCCACCGGCCTCGATCGACCCCGAACGACAACCGCGGATCAACCACGCCCACCACCCCGAAGAACTCCTCGAACAGGCGTGGGAACGAGCGCGCACCGCAGAAGACCCCGATCGCAGCGATCCGTGGGGTGGATGA
- a CDS encoding PHP domain-containing protein produces the protein MRPVSDLTAPMTSYDALLRVAFLMERAREGSYRVEAFRKAAGIVAQMGLDETRARVERHAISDITGIGKSTAAVINEAVRGKVPARLFTLQEEVGPLVAGGEDLYAAMRGDLHAHSNWSDGGASIDEMVDAAAALGQEWMALTDHSPRLRVANGLSAERLAHQLDVVADINSARDDGFRLVSGIEVDILDDGSLDQTDEMLDRLEIVTASVHSNLKMDRGPMTRRLVTAVSDRRVNVLGHCTGRLVAGGRGERPQSKFDPEAVFAACAENNTAVEINSRPERVDPPDEMIELAEDLGCLFAIDSDAHAPGQLDFKAYGCERAERLGVSADRIVTTWSVDDVLKWAAAE, from the coding sequence ATGAGGCCCGTGTCCGATCTGACCGCCCCCATGACGTCGTACGACGCGCTGCTGCGCGTCGCGTTCCTGATGGAGCGCGCCCGCGAGGGGTCCTATCGTGTGGAGGCGTTCCGCAAGGCCGCGGGCATCGTGGCCCAGATGGGACTCGACGAGACCCGCGCCCGGGTGGAACGCCACGCGATCAGCGACATCACCGGCATCGGCAAGTCCACCGCGGCGGTCATCAACGAGGCCGTCCGTGGCAAGGTGCCCGCCCGCCTGTTCACGCTCCAGGAGGAGGTGGGACCGCTCGTCGCCGGTGGCGAGGACCTTTACGCCGCGATGCGCGGAGATCTGCACGCGCACTCGAACTGGAGTGACGGTGGGGCGTCCATCGACGAGATGGTCGACGCCGCAGCCGCACTCGGACAGGAATGGATGGCGCTGACCGACCACTCACCCCGCCTGCGGGTCGCGAACGGTCTGTCGGCCGAGCGGTTGGCGCACCAACTCGACGTCGTCGCCGACATCAACTCCGCACGGGACGACGGGTTCCGGCTCGTCTCCGGCATCGAGGTCGACATCCTCGACGATGGCAGCCTCGACCAGACCGACGAGATGCTCGACCGACTTGAGATCGTCACCGCCTCGGTGCATTCGAACCTGAAGATGGATCGAGGTCCGATGACCCGCCGGTTGGTGACGGCAGTCAGCGACCGACGCGTGAACGTCCTCGGCCACTGCACCGGCCGGCTCGTCGCCGGCGGACGCGGCGAACGCCCGCAGTCGAAATTCGACCCCGAGGCCGTTTTCGCGGCGTGCGCCGAGAACAACACCGCCGTCGAGATCAACTCTCGGCCGGAGCGCGTGGACCCGCCGGACGAGATGATCGAACTCGCAGAAGATCTGGGGTGCCTGTTCGCCATCGATTCCGACGCGCACGCGCCCGGCCAGCTGGACTTCAAGGCCTACGGCTGCGAACGTGCGGAGCGGCTGGGTGTCTCCGCGGATCGCATCGTCACCACGTGGTCGGTGGACGACGTTCTGAAATGGGCTGCGGCGGAGTAG
- a CDS encoding tyrosine-type recombinase/integrase, whose product MAHIRTRTTTQQHRNGRGVTHYEVRWREDVRDERGLPLPYDPAHPAGRRLQRTRQKSFRDRAAAEAYCDQLNAEQHLPGGVVVPRDQLFAHAADAWLASRTDLKARTRAEYGNLLEPKKRARKDANGNSTAHLSIIATFGGVSVGSITRQRISEWVGAMVAAGKSPSTVRHAYFVVRMVLAQAVVDGLLRDNPADYVKLPSERTAESGTPGVVDDPDMFLTAAQVSALVAATPWPFNVYVHLAAWSGLRAAELAGLQVGDVDLPAPALNPNARPEPGTLRVERTVMADGGGGLTYDSPKTRGSRRRVPLPPATVDLMREYLTIHPRADEPNAPLFPAVRLTAHKPTGVRAADSRPLKAVARRQADVLAEQTVEEAELRLDLDWNALLRHQTFYKAVYRSAVLRAPAVAGSGVTLPPGLKFHALRHTYASLCVAAGIPPLEIARFMGHAKVTTTLTIYAHLFEDDHTDAMSALGAMGQPTGENVARIHG is encoded by the coding sequence ATGGCCCACATTCGTACGCGCACTACGACACAGCAGCACCGCAACGGTCGGGGCGTCACCCACTACGAGGTCCGGTGGCGCGAGGACGTACGAGACGAACGCGGCCTACCGCTTCCGTACGACCCGGCGCACCCGGCAGGCCGTCGGTTGCAGCGCACCCGGCAGAAGTCGTTTCGGGATCGCGCCGCAGCCGAGGCGTATTGCGATCAGCTGAACGCCGAGCAGCATTTGCCGGGCGGTGTGGTGGTTCCGCGGGATCAGCTGTTCGCGCATGCGGCCGACGCATGGTTGGCCAGCCGGACCGACCTGAAGGCCCGTACGCGCGCCGAGTACGGCAACCTGCTGGAGCCGAAGAAGCGCGCCCGCAAGGACGCCAACGGCAACAGCACCGCGCACCTGTCGATCATCGCGACGTTCGGCGGGGTCTCGGTCGGCAGCATCACGCGGCAGCGCATCAGCGAGTGGGTCGGCGCGATGGTGGCAGCGGGTAAGTCGCCCAGCACGGTTCGGCACGCCTACTTCGTGGTGCGGATGGTGCTGGCGCAGGCCGTGGTGGACGGCCTACTGCGCGACAACCCTGCTGACTACGTGAAGCTCCCCAGCGAGCGGACCGCCGAGAGCGGCACACCCGGCGTTGTGGACGACCCCGACATGTTCCTCACGGCGGCGCAGGTGTCGGCGTTGGTGGCGGCTACACCCTGGCCGTTCAACGTCTACGTGCATCTAGCGGCGTGGTCGGGCTTACGGGCGGCAGAGCTGGCCGGTCTACAGGTGGGCGACGTTGACCTGCCCGCCCCTGCGCTCAACCCCAACGCCCGCCCAGAGCCCGGGACCCTGCGGGTGGAGCGCACCGTGATGGCGGATGGTGGCGGTGGGCTGACCTACGACAGCCCCAAGACGCGGGGGAGCCGTCGACGGGTGCCGCTGCCGCCCGCCACCGTGGACCTGATGCGTGAGTACCTGACGATCCACCCGCGCGCTGACGAGCCCAACGCGCCCCTGTTTCCGGCAGTGCGGCTGACCGCGCACAAGCCCACCGGGGTGAGAGCCGCAGACAGTCGCCCTCTCAAAGCGGTAGCGCGACGCCAGGCCGACGTCCTCGCGGAGCAGACCGTGGAGGAGGCAGAACTACGGCTCGACCTGGACTGGAACGCGCTACTCCGACACCAGACGTTTTATAAGGCGGTGTACCGGTCAGCGGTGCTGCGGGCACCCGCAGTCGCCGGCTCGGGCGTCACGCTGCCACCGGGCCTCAAGTTTCACGCGCTGCGGCATACCTACGCGAGTCTCTGTGTGGCGGCAGGTATCCCGCCGTTGGAGATAGCCCGATTCATGGGCCACGCCAAGGTCACCACCACTCTGACCATCTACGCGCACCTGTTCGAGGACGACCACACCGACGCCATGTCCGCGCTTGGCGCGATGGGCCAGCCGACCGGGGAGAACGTGGCGCGTATCCACGGTTAG
- a CDS encoding recombinase family protein, with the protein MSDRQHLLGYVRVSTDEQARSGLGIEAQEAALRAEAERRGWELTILRDEGLSGKQVNPGLRDALGQLAAGLADGLVVAKMDRISRSLLHAVEILDMARSQGWALVVLDLGVDLTTPAGRALAGTMAVFAEFERELIRERTRAAAAAAKARGVKLGRPRMVTTAVARQIVELREQGLSYAAVAAALAEAGELSPAGRPTWQASTVRRICKSIELAKAAA; encoded by the coding sequence ATGAGCGACCGGCAGCATCTCCTTGGTTACGTCCGGGTGAGCACCGACGAGCAGGCCCGCAGTGGTCTCGGCATCGAGGCCCAGGAGGCCGCGCTCAGGGCAGAAGCGGAGCGGCGCGGATGGGAGCTGACGATACTGCGTGACGAGGGACTGAGTGGCAAGCAAGTGAATCCCGGCCTGCGGGATGCACTTGGGCAGTTGGCCGCAGGCCTCGCAGACGGCCTCGTTGTCGCCAAGATGGACCGCATCAGCCGGTCACTGCTGCACGCGGTGGAGATCCTGGATATGGCCCGTTCGCAGGGGTGGGCGCTTGTCGTCCTGGACCTGGGGGTGGACCTCACCACACCAGCAGGCCGCGCACTGGCCGGGACGATGGCTGTGTTCGCCGAGTTCGAGCGCGAGCTGATTCGTGAGCGCACCCGAGCGGCAGCAGCAGCTGCAAAGGCCCGAGGGGTGAAGCTTGGCCGACCACGCATGGTCACCACCGCCGTGGCCCGGCAGATAGTCGAGCTGCGAGAGCAGGGGTTGAGCTACGCCGCCGTTGCCGCCGCGCTCGCCGAGGCCGGCGAACTCAGCCCAGCTGGGAGGCCCACCTGGCAGGCGTCCACGGTGCGCCGAATCTGCAAGTCCATCGAATTAGCCAAGGCGGCAGCCTGA
- a CDS encoding AAA family ATPase: MPELKRYRRIHPDEFVESAKTLVELGWHPLPLGGEKGKKPLVSGHHGHEGVDVTDEDTFREWADLWAANEHGLNLAVRMPVGVIGIDVDCYDGKQGAATLAEHERLWGPLPGTWSVTARSDGSRKLFFRVPAGWTGRGVLGPGVETLQRHLRYSVAPPSVHDSGLVRARTPDGRDGGQLPPPAELPMLPEAWLDGLAHDAGLLTKGSPDAAKSLLASFRPGEISPAVQSQVKKVRSAIRSGAGRYDAMRDAVMSMVRLGSTGARGVRDGLAVVEAEYVRAVSSSREGEDVARDECRRALDGALGAVVGEPNYRLMDFYTGDVFNADGSVRAGSWLGKLVSPLGVVPGNGSDSPRVRFTAISAAVLARPVPPMEWLIHGVWPANSFGPVGGEKKTLKSYNLMAIALAVSSGLPLFGEFQVESAGPVLYYAAEGGQAPFQRRLQSIAAGYEIDSLGDLPLHAVFDVGGLDEDEFTDALRRHLDVLQPSLVILDPLYAFHPAGIEAGNLYDRGRMLAQFTNELHGQAALMIADHFKKTGGSALDLDSISQTGMGQWADSWVLQRHRRPPDLDAGTYNLAVEFGSRQWGGGRWDLNWHLPTIAALEAGASSPVSWSIERYDLTGEEGRAADSIDHRILSTLRARPGTLTESQLAKAVGGNKTTAKSAIDRLRADGLITAKSAKRREGTRDVTREVLSAARLTFAVDKDDA; this comes from the coding sequence GTGCCAGAACTGAAGCGCTACAGGCGAATACATCCAGACGAGTTCGTAGAGAGCGCTAAGACCCTTGTCGAGCTGGGGTGGCATCCGTTGCCGCTCGGTGGCGAAAAGGGCAAGAAGCCGTTAGTCAGCGGTCACCACGGGCACGAAGGTGTCGACGTCACTGATGAAGACACGTTTCGCGAGTGGGCCGATTTGTGGGCCGCGAACGAGCACGGGCTGAACCTGGCTGTGCGTATGCCTGTCGGGGTGATCGGGATCGACGTGGACTGCTACGACGGGAAGCAAGGCGCAGCGACGCTCGCCGAACACGAACGGCTGTGGGGTCCGCTGCCCGGAACATGGTCGGTGACGGCTCGGTCTGACGGAAGTCGCAAGCTGTTTTTCCGGGTGCCCGCTGGCTGGACCGGTCGGGGCGTCCTCGGTCCCGGGGTGGAGACGCTACAACGCCACCTTCGTTACTCGGTCGCACCTCCCAGCGTCCACGATTCCGGGCTAGTTCGGGCGAGGACACCTGACGGGCGCGACGGCGGCCAGTTGCCGCCCCCAGCGGAGCTGCCGATGCTCCCCGAGGCATGGCTGGATGGTCTCGCGCATGACGCAGGTCTGCTCACGAAAGGGTCTCCTGACGCGGCGAAATCTCTACTGGCCAGCTTCCGGCCGGGGGAGATTTCGCCCGCGGTGCAGTCACAGGTGAAGAAGGTTCGGTCCGCCATCCGGTCCGGGGCTGGCCGTTACGACGCGATGCGCGACGCCGTGATGAGCATGGTTCGGCTCGGATCTACAGGTGCTCGTGGTGTGCGCGACGGCCTGGCCGTAGTGGAGGCCGAGTATGTCCGTGCTGTCTCTAGCTCCCGCGAGGGGGAGGACGTCGCCCGTGATGAGTGCCGACGTGCACTCGACGGTGCGCTTGGTGCGGTGGTGGGCGAACCCAACTACCGGCTGATGGACTTTTACACCGGCGACGTGTTCAACGCTGACGGGTCGGTTCGGGCGGGCTCGTGGCTAGGCAAACTAGTGAGCCCACTCGGTGTGGTGCCGGGTAATGGAAGCGATTCACCCAGAGTCCGGTTCACGGCGATCAGCGCGGCGGTGTTGGCACGACCTGTCCCTCCCATGGAATGGCTGATCCACGGTGTGTGGCCGGCGAACTCATTCGGTCCTGTGGGCGGCGAGAAGAAGACTCTAAAGTCCTACAACCTGATGGCGATCGCTCTGGCCGTCAGTAGCGGCCTGCCGTTGTTCGGCGAGTTCCAGGTGGAGTCGGCGGGGCCGGTGCTTTACTACGCCGCCGAGGGCGGGCAGGCCCCGTTCCAGCGTCGGTTGCAGTCCATCGCGGCTGGGTACGAGATCGACTCTCTCGGAGACCTACCGCTCCACGCGGTGTTCGACGTCGGTGGTCTTGACGAGGATGAGTTCACCGATGCACTACGCCGACACCTCGACGTGTTGCAGCCCTCGTTGGTCATTCTCGACCCGCTGTACGCGTTTCACCCAGCCGGGATTGAGGCAGGCAACTTGTACGACCGCGGACGCATGCTCGCTCAGTTCACCAACGAGCTGCACGGGCAGGCGGCGCTGATGATTGCCGATCACTTCAAGAAGACGGGCGGGTCCGCTCTCGACCTCGACAGCATCTCGCAAACGGGTATGGGCCAGTGGGCCGACAGCTGGGTTCTGCAGCGGCACAGACGCCCGCCCGATCTGGATGCTGGCACGTACAACCTTGCGGTGGAGTTCGGGTCCCGGCAGTGGGGTGGTGGCCGGTGGGACCTGAACTGGCACCTGCCGACCATCGCCGCGCTAGAGGCCGGAGCCTCCTCGCCCGTCTCGTGGTCTATCGAACGATACGACCTCACCGGCGAGGAGGGGCGGGCGGCGGACTCCATCGACCACCGAATCCTTTCAACACTGCGAGCCAGACCAGGGACGCTGACTGAGTCACAGCTCGCAAAAGCAGTCGGCGGGAACAAGACCACTGCGAAGTCCGCCATAGATCGGCTGCGGGCAGATGGCCTGATCACCGCTAAGTCGGCTAAGCGGCGGGAGGGCACGCGAGACGTGACGCGCGAAGTGCTCTCGGCTGCGCGGCTCACGTTCGCGGTGGACAAGGACGACGCGTGA
- a CDS encoding HNH endonuclease, whose translation MALKDLTASAVESALAEYDDLGGKAFREKYAVAESSYLISRGSKTYDSKAIAAAAHGYLPGHSPLLASEFRGGENATVRKLRSLGFVIPNDRLDWTRDEVVLACDLLMQNDWKALYKNDPRVIELSATLQKLPFYPPEVRGDKFRNANGVARKTDNIASHHPSHTGPPSNGGKYDGPVLADFLADPERMHTIALKLRETLESNEVDELSFPVDDEDDGAVEGRLLQRRHFVYERDPKLRRGKIADFLNSHERVHCEVCGFDFEALYGERGRDYIEVHHVLPLHVARERRNRFKDLILLCANCHRMIHRGSPWLTPDQLREKMAAAR comes from the coding sequence ATGGCACTCAAGGATCTGACAGCGTCTGCTGTCGAGAGCGCGCTCGCGGAGTACGACGATCTCGGGGGCAAGGCGTTTCGGGAGAAGTACGCAGTTGCCGAGTCGAGCTACTTGATTAGCAGGGGCTCCAAGACGTACGACTCGAAGGCCATAGCGGCTGCGGCGCACGGCTACTTGCCGGGGCACTCACCTCTGTTGGCCAGCGAGTTTCGCGGTGGCGAGAATGCCACTGTCCGAAAGCTGCGCAGCCTTGGCTTCGTCATCCCCAACGACCGACTCGATTGGACGCGCGACGAGGTGGTGCTGGCGTGCGATCTCCTAATGCAGAACGACTGGAAGGCGCTTTACAAGAACGATCCGCGGGTGATCGAGTTATCAGCCACCTTGCAAAAGCTGCCGTTCTACCCGCCCGAAGTCCGTGGCGACAAGTTTCGCAATGCGAACGGCGTCGCCCGCAAGACCGACAACATCGCGAGCCATCATCCGTCTCACACCGGGCCACCGTCTAATGGCGGCAAGTACGACGGGCCGGTGTTGGCGGATTTTCTCGCCGACCCGGAGCGGATGCACACGATTGCGCTGAAGCTGCGCGAGACGCTGGAGTCCAATGAAGTCGACGAACTCAGTTTCCCGGTTGACGACGAAGACGATGGCGCTGTCGAGGGGCGACTGCTGCAACGGCGCCATTTCGTGTACGAGCGTGATCCGAAACTCCGACGCGGAAAGATTGCCGACTTTTTGAATAGCCACGAACGCGTCCACTGCGAGGTGTGCGGCTTCGACTTTGAGGCTTTGTACGGCGAACGCGGCCGCGACTACATCGAGGTCCACCACGTCTTGCCGCTACACGTCGCACGGGAGAGGCGGAACCGTTTTAAGGACCTCATCCTGCTGTGCGCGAACTGTCATCGGATGATCCACCGTGGGTCGCCATGGCTAACCCCTGACCAGCTTCGCGAGAAGATGGCCGCGGCGCGCTGA